In the genome of bacterium, the window GGTGACCACCAGCTTCACCTGTGAGAGCCCCGAGCAGACCTTCCAACTGGGCTTCCTCATCGGCGAGAAGGCCCGGCCCGGCGACGTCTGGAGCCTCACCGGCGACCTGGGGGCTGGGAAGACCCATTTCGTGAAGGGAATGGCCAAGGGCGCCGGCTTCGAGGGGCTCGTCCAGTCGCCCACCTTCGGCCTGCAACATATCTACGAGGGCCGCCTGCCCCTTTATCACTTCGACTGGTACCGCTTGGAACGCGCCCGCGAGGTCGAGGACCTGGGCTGGGACGAGTGGCTGTCCAAGGGCGGGCTGGTGGCGGTGGAGTGGGGCGACAAGTTCGCCGAGCTTTTGCCGCCCAACGTCATTAAACTGAACATCGAGGTGCTCTCCGAGGAAAGCCGCCGGGTCTTCGTGGAGGCCGAACACCCCGATGCCATGCCCCGCGTGGAGGAACTGATCCGATGCTGGCCGCCCTAGAGGTCTCCACCCGCATCTCCAGCGTCGCCCTGCTCGACCTTATTACCGGCGAGGAACTGG includes:
- the tsaE gene encoding tRNA (adenosine(37)-N6)-threonylcarbamoyltransferase complex ATPase subunit type 1 TsaE translates to MVTTSFTCESPEQTFQLGFLIGEKARPGDVWSLTGDLGAGKTHFVKGMAKGAGFEGLVQSPTFGLQHIYEGRLPLYHFDWYRLERAREVEDLGWDEWLSKGGLVAVEWGDKFAELLPPNVIKLNIEVLSEESRRVFVEAEHPDAMPRVEELIRCWPP